From a single Gaiellales bacterium genomic region:
- a CDS encoding cysteine dioxygenase family protein, with protein sequence MGTFARDAAVANETVAADAALDAWLADRDRDRESTRAELEELVRELATRPDLWSGHVRHSQVERIYVRLHLDDHLELWLICWSQRQDTGFHDHDGSRGAVAVVGGALAERRLAAGCAQPPTAIYPAGAAFSFGATHIHDVSQTGATLATSLHVYSPPLGEMGFYEVAPDGTLSRRTGDYREEFC encoded by the coding sequence ATGGGCACGTTCGCACGCGACGCCGCAGTCGCCAACGAGACGGTCGCCGCCGACGCCGCGCTGGACGCGTGGCTGGCCGACCGCGACCGGGACAGGGAGTCCACACGGGCCGAGCTCGAGGAGCTCGTGCGCGAGCTGGCAACGCGGCCGGATCTCTGGAGCGGGCACGTGCGCCACTCGCAGGTCGAGCGGATCTACGTCCGCCTGCACCTGGACGACCATCTGGAGCTGTGGCTGATCTGCTGGTCGCAGCGGCAGGACACCGGCTTCCACGACCACGACGGCAGCCGCGGCGCGGTGGCCGTGGTGGGCGGCGCGCTCGCCGAGCGGCGGCTGGCGGCGGGCTGCGCCCAGCCGCCGACGGCGATCTACCCGGCCGGCGCGGCCTTCTCGTTCGGGGCGACGCACATCCACGACGTCTCCCAGACGGGCGCCACCCTCGCGACGTCCCTGCACGTCTACTCGCCCCCGCTGGGCGAGATGGGCTTCTACGAGGTCGCGCCGGACGGCACCCTCAGCCGCCGCACGGGCGACTACCGCGAAGAGTTCTGCTAA
- a CDS encoding ABC transporter ATP-binding protein produces MTVLALQDVRAGYGAADVLRGVDLTLEPGTITCLVGPNGAGKSTVLRTVSGLLRPRQGRIVLDGDDIAGLSPGAVLRRGVVHVPQERGLFAGMTVWENVLMGGHILRDAAAVRRRAEAVSERFPIVAERRRDKAGALSGGQQKIVEIARALMLEPRLILMDEPSMGLDPKARRTVFETITGLNGDGHTILLVEQNARAGLGIAHRGAVMDGGAVAIAAGGPELLEDPRMAQLYLGGHAARPA; encoded by the coding sequence GTGACCGTCCTCGCGCTGCAGGACGTGCGGGCGGGCTACGGCGCCGCCGACGTGCTGCGCGGCGTCGACCTCACGCTCGAGCCCGGGACGATCACCTGCCTGGTCGGCCCCAACGGCGCCGGCAAGTCGACCGTCCTTCGCACGGTCTCCGGCCTGCTGCGTCCGCGCCAGGGCCGGATCGTGCTCGACGGCGACGACATCGCCGGCCTGTCGCCGGGAGCCGTGCTCCGCCGCGGAGTCGTCCACGTTCCCCAGGAGCGGGGCCTGTTCGCCGGCATGACCGTGTGGGAGAACGTGCTGATGGGCGGCCACATCCTGCGTGACGCCGCCGCGGTGCGGCGGCGGGCCGAGGCCGTGTCCGAGCGCTTCCCGATCGTGGCGGAACGCCGCCGGGACAAGGCAGGCGCCCTGTCCGGCGGTCAGCAGAAGATCGTCGAGATCGCGCGGGCGCTGATGCTCGAGCCGCGCCTGATCCTGATGGACGAGCCGTCGATGGGGCTCGATCCGAAGGCCCGCCGGACGGTCTTCGAGACGATCACCGGCCTGAACGGCGACGGCCACACCATCCTGCTCGTCGAGCAAAACGCCCGCGCGGGCCTCGGGATCGCGCATCGCGGGGCGGTGATGGACGGCGGCGCCGTCGCCATCGCCGCCGGCGGGCCCGAGCTCCTGGAAGACCCGCGCATGGCCCAGCTGTACCTCGGCGGCCACGCCGCCCGTCCTGCTTGA
- a CDS encoding ABC transporter ATP-binding protein — protein sequence MTAVLEVDGLTKRFGGVAAVDGCSLAVAEGTVTALIGPNGSGKTTLFNLITGYLRADSGSVAFAGKRVRRPEPTALCRRGLTRTFQQARVFGSLTLVENMVAAVQQPRRSAFRQAVSRADRERAIGVLEEFGLARLAASRADQLSFGQRKLLEFATVLMGRPRLVLLDEPTSGVNPVMVETMERHIRELHARGLTLLVVEHSMPTVMRLCDPVIVLDHGSKIAEGPPAAVQHDPAVLDAYLGT from the coding sequence ATGACCGCCGTGCTCGAGGTCGACGGCCTGACCAAGCGCTTCGGGGGCGTGGCCGCGGTCGACGGCTGCTCGCTGGCGGTCGCGGAGGGCACCGTGACCGCGCTCATCGGCCCCAACGGCTCGGGCAAGACGACCCTCTTCAACCTCATCACCGGGTACCTGCGGGCCGACTCGGGGTCGGTCGCGTTCGCCGGCAAGCGCGTGCGCCGCCCGGAGCCGACCGCGCTTTGCCGGCGCGGCCTCACGCGGACGTTCCAGCAGGCGCGGGTCTTCGGGTCGCTGACGCTCGTCGAGAACATGGTGGCCGCCGTCCAGCAGCCGCGCCGAAGCGCGTTCCGGCAGGCCGTCTCGCGGGCCGACCGGGAGCGGGCGATCGGCGTCCTCGAGGAGTTCGGGCTGGCCCGTCTGGCCGCCTCACGGGCCGACCAGCTCTCGTTCGGCCAGCGCAAGCTGCTCGAGTTCGCCACCGTCCTCATGGGCCGGCCCCGGCTCGTCCTGCTCGACGAGCCGACCTCCGGTGTGAACCCGGTCATGGTCGAGACGATGGAGCGGCACATCCGCGAGCTGCACGCCCGCGGCCTCACGCTGCTCGTGGTCGAGCACTCGATGCCGACGGTGATGCGGCTGTGCGATCCGGTGATCGTGCTCGACCACGGGTCGAAGATCGCCGAGGGGCCGCCCGCGGCCGTCCAGCACGACCCCGCCGTCCTCGACGCCTACCTCGGCACGTGA
- a CDS encoding sulfite oxidase, whose product MPEPHVQPTVGTAGSHSPAPEVHNTAARLEALGAETMPAAEHFRREHFPAPVIDPHGWRLVLGGLVETPAILALSDLQALPARTLPVVLECAGHRRAELTPPVPGLQWQVGAVSEARWTGARLRDLLERAGVDTRATGVVLTGADRGPFEGDGGRHAYGRSLPLRKAIDPDTLLAYEMDGEPIPAAHGGPVRAIVPGWYATDSVKWLERIQVAAEEYEGPFHAVDYRFAAADDPGPGERMERVPVHSLVTQPAPGTALDPGLAHIRGIAWSGGGAITRVEVQVDGGEWRRATIAGRAGLYGRTRFEHAFAAEPGRHTIAVRAREASGDAQPEEPVWNRRGYRNNAVHRVTVTVREAR is encoded by the coding sequence ATGCCAGAGCCCCACGTCCAACCGACGGTCGGCACCGCCGGCTCGCACTCGCCGGCGCCCGAGGTGCACAACACCGCCGCGCGGCTCGAGGCGCTCGGCGCCGAGACGATGCCGGCCGCCGAGCACTTCCGCCGCGAGCACTTCCCCGCGCCGGTGATCGATCCGCACGGCTGGCGACTGGTGCTCGGTGGGCTCGTCGAAACGCCGGCGATCCTGGCGCTCTCCGACCTGCAGGCGCTCCCGGCCCGGACGCTCCCGGTCGTGCTCGAGTGCGCCGGCCATCGCCGCGCCGAGCTCACGCCACCCGTGCCCGGACTGCAGTGGCAGGTCGGCGCGGTGTCCGAGGCGCGCTGGACGGGCGCGCGGCTGCGCGACCTGCTCGAGCGCGCCGGCGTCGACACGCGGGCGACCGGCGTCGTCCTCACCGGCGCCGACCGCGGCCCGTTCGAGGGCGACGGCGGCCGGCACGCGTACGGCCGCTCGCTGCCGCTGCGGAAGGCGATCGATCCCGACACGCTGCTCGCCTACGAGATGGACGGCGAGCCGATCCCGGCCGCGCACGGCGGGCCCGTGCGGGCGATCGTGCCCGGCTGGTACGCCACCGACTCCGTGAAGTGGCTCGAACGGATCCAGGTGGCGGCGGAGGAGTACGAAGGGCCGTTCCACGCCGTCGACTACCGCTTCGCCGCCGCGGACGACCCCGGGCCGGGGGAGCGAATGGAGCGGGTGCCCGTGCACTCGCTGGTGACCCAGCCCGCACCCGGCACGGCGCTCGACCCCGGCCTCGCCCATATACGCGGTATCGCCTGGAGCGGCGGTGGCGCGATCACCCGCGTCGAGGTGCAGGTGGACGGCGGCGAGTGGCGGCGCGCGACGATCGCCGGCCGCGCCGGCCTGTACGGCCGCACCCGGTTCGAGCACGCCTTCGCGGCCGAGCCGGGGAGGCACACGATCGCCGTGCGCGCCCGCGAGGCGAGCGGCGACGCGCAACCGGAGGAGCCCGTCTGGAACAGGCGCGGCTACCGCAACAACGCCGTCCACCGGGTCACGGTGACGGTCAGGGAGGCACGCTGA